The proteins below come from a single Micromonospora citrea genomic window:
- a CDS encoding winged helix-turn-helix transcriptional regulator: protein MAQHPDQIYDYTSDCRARVAFEVLGNRWDSVVIFTLGAYGPTRPAVLLTRIGGISPKALNDALRRLERNGLVRRRRYREAPPRVDYALTEAGGALLEPMRAMGAWASTWADAVLAAQQRFEARPEPLRDGRGGRSGVRGRPAGH, encoded by the coding sequence ATGGCCCAGCACCCCGACCAGATCTACGACTACACCTCGGACTGCCGGGCCCGGGTGGCGTTCGAGGTGCTCGGCAACCGCTGGGACAGCGTCGTGATCTTCACCCTCGGCGCGTACGGTCCGACGCGTCCCGCGGTGCTCCTCACCCGGATAGGCGGGATCAGCCCCAAGGCCCTCAACGACGCCCTGCGCCGCCTCGAGCGCAACGGCCTGGTGCGGCGCCGCCGGTACCGGGAGGCGCCGCCCCGGGTGGACTACGCCCTGACGGAGGCGGGCGGCGCGCTGCTGGAGCCCATGCGGGCCATGGGTGCCTGGGCCAGCACGTGGGCGGACGCGGTTCTCGCCGCTCAGCAGCGGTTCGAGGCGCGCCCCGAGCCGCTGCGGGACGGCCGCGGCGGCCGGTCGGGTGTGCGGGGGCGTCCGGCCGGGCATTGA
- a CDS encoding NADPH-dependent F420 reductase, giving the protein MCIGLSIVLPGGRIRPPRHDDRRTRMRIGILGTGGMATALGGAWTTAGHDVLIGGRDQERAERTAALVGAAGHGSLTDAARHGEAVLVAVPATQAPHLVDHLAADLAGRTVVDCTNPITPTGEGLMLAVDGATSVARQLAATAPDAHVVKAFNLCHVSIWTLRPPTFEDVPLAVPYCADHPAAATVTETLISSIGCTPAACGGLARAAYLEATAALAIGLWWTGGQPRAAFPSPGEVPHP; this is encoded by the coding sequence GTGTGCATCGGCCTGTCTATCGTCCTGCCCGGCGGTCGGATCAGGCCGCCACGGCACGATGATCGGAGGACACGGATGAGGATCGGCATTCTCGGAACGGGCGGCATGGCGACCGCGCTCGGCGGGGCCTGGACCACCGCCGGCCACGACGTGCTGATCGGCGGTCGGGACCAGGAACGGGCGGAGCGGACCGCCGCGTTGGTCGGCGCCGCCGGTCACGGGAGCCTGACCGATGCGGCCCGCCACGGCGAGGCCGTCCTCGTGGCGGTGCCGGCGACACAGGCACCGCACCTGGTCGACCACCTGGCGGCGGACCTCGCGGGGCGGACGGTCGTCGACTGCACCAACCCGATCACACCGACCGGCGAGGGATTGATGCTCGCTGTCGATGGAGCCACCTCGGTCGCCCGGCAACTGGCAGCCACCGCACCCGACGCGCACGTGGTCAAGGCGTTCAACCTCTGCCACGTCAGCATCTGGACCCTGCGTCCGCCGACGTTCGAGGACGTGCCTCTGGCGGTGCCCTATTGCGCCGACCATCCGGCCGCAGCCACTGTCACGGAGACCCTGATCAGCTCGATCGGCTGCACGCCGGCCGCGTGCGGCGGGCTGGCGCGGGCCGCGTACCTGGAGGCGACGGCGGCGCTGGCGATCGGGCTGTGGTGGACGGGCGGGCAGCCCCGCGCCGCGTTTCCGTCGCCGGGCGAGGTGCCGCACCCCTGA
- a CDS encoding DUF456 domain-containing protein → MTDSQAAVSVVAALAILAGLAGVVVPGLPALPLCWGGVLVWALFGGAGAGRWAVLAAATVVVVGGTVVKYAWPGRNLKRTGVPTSSLLAGGLLGLVGFFVIPVVGLVLGFVGGVWGAERLRLGSNQLAWPSTVQALKAAGLSMLVEFLAGLVVAALWVAGLLFA, encoded by the coding sequence CTGACGGACTCGCAGGCCGCGGTGTCGGTGGTGGCCGCGCTGGCCATCCTGGCCGGCCTGGCCGGGGTGGTGGTGCCGGGGCTGCCGGCGCTGCCGTTGTGTTGGGGCGGCGTGCTGGTGTGGGCGCTCTTCGGGGGTGCGGGCGCCGGCCGGTGGGCGGTGCTCGCGGCGGCGACCGTGGTGGTGGTCGGCGGCACCGTGGTCAAGTACGCCTGGCCGGGGCGGAACCTGAAACGCACCGGCGTGCCGACGTCGTCGCTGCTCGCCGGCGGGCTGCTGGGACTGGTCGGGTTCTTCGTGATCCCGGTGGTCGGGCTGGTGCTCGGCTTCGTCGGCGGGGTGTGGGGTGCGGAACGGCTGCGGCTGGGCAGCAACCAGCTGGCCTGGCCGTCGACCGTGCAGGCGCTGAAGGCGGCCGGGCTGTCCATGCTGGTCGAGTTCCTGGCAGGGCTGGTCGTCGCCGCGCTCTGGGTGGCCGGCCTGCTGTTCGCCTGA